A window from Scleropages formosus chromosome 17, fSclFor1.1, whole genome shotgun sequence encodes these proteins:
- the LOC108937987 gene encoding uncharacterized protein LOC108937987 yields the protein MMSDSVVTFQKQLASILEALVRNAVCEITRLYESSFADLQSVLAQSEREKASLRARLEQAERRAPEAQKNDGHMETVVKEEDSEGDVKMDMFCAVCGKAAECEPPFCETCRKTVQFPSQTPESSSTLAMVLSKEDAPGGNSFDLPKSLYLNVTEGDTEEFPCLLESKNVSSLNEEPRAKSPVAPEAPAVPSVRRGRPSCGERLSSAKRARPSPEVDSTCDSMAVEAKELVQAVLSRRPGGERVLEEYRAKGTLTDTTRRHLINILVAHMTETQGTTPPKNVRELYALGIITLFPSLKDPFSEKGYEHFYDGQSGTGYLAWRLKTVQRKSVPRSRGLQKSSVSRGPDFERQTQLSAQLQGESCEQAVSDLADCTDREQVFLKMRETFHYRRQLVHDPQRNSTVLSTFPRLLDTKGLVNQDFTLLFGLETSCKLLETWDSCFKAKVIKEAKSLTQSADLYGLLKCAEYEPNEDEDPPGGLGWDSDMASVLLLVHLLPPPPGGRKAAKISVREALDRLVQFHKSNSRPELPPSMTNQRQPYLVAVGRRRDQIQSFYIALDGNLLPCQASCSLGAFDELFKTHFVFGLSYDEALSSVYTFLQTTVYHIDVGSVKESPRVKELRARLLNNC from the exons ATGATGTCCGACTCCGTGGTGACCTTCCAGAAGCAGCTCGCCTCCATCCTTGAGGCTCTGGTGCGGAACGCCGTGTGCGAGATCACGCGCCTGTACGAGAGCAGCTTCGCGGACCTGCAGTCTGTGCTCGCGCAGAGCGAGCGCGAGAAGGCGAGTCTCAGAGCGAGGCTGGAGCAGGCGGAGCGGCGCGCGCCAG AAGCCCAGAAGAATGATGGACACATGGAAACAGTTGTCAAAGAAGAGGACTCTGAGGGTGATGTGAAG ATGGACATGTTCTGCGCTGTTTGTGGAAAAGCTGCCGAATGCGAGCCGCCATTCTGTGAAACGTGCAGGAAGACAGTGCAGTTCCCCTCCCagacaccagagagcagcagtaCTCTTGCCATGGTGCTGTCAAAAGAGGATGCTCCAG GAGGGAACAGTTTTGACTTGCCAAAGAGTTTGTACCTGAATGTGACTGAGGGAGATACAGAGGAGTTCCCCTGCCTGTTGGAATCCAAAAATGTCTCATCTTTGAATGAAGAACCCCGTGCCA AAAGCCCAGTGGCCCCTGAGGCTCCTGCGGTGCCTTCAGTTCGCCGAGGTCGCCCCTCCTGCGGGGAGAGGCTCTCTTCAGCTAAAAGAGCGCGGCCTTCCCCTGAAGTCGACAGTACGTGTGACAGTATGGCTGTAGAGGCCAAAGAG CTTGTGCAGGCAGTTCTGTCCAGGAGACCTGGTGGGGAGCGGGTCCTGGAGGAGTACCGAGCCAAGGGAACGCTGACAGACACCACTAGACGGCACCTCATCAACATACTCGTTGCCCACATGACAGAGACTCAGGG aacGACTCCGCCTAAAAATGTGCGTGAGCTCTATGCTTTGGGAATTATTACGCTCTTTCCCTCCCTCAAGGATCCCTTCTCTGAAAAGGGCTAT GAGCACTTCTACGATGGCCAGAGTGGGACAGGCTACCTGGCATGGCGTCTGAAAACGGTGCAGCGCAAGAGTGTCCCGCGGAGCAGGGGCCTCCAGAAGAGTTCGGTGAGTCGAGGCCCGGATTTTGAGAGACAGACCCAGCTAAGCGCACAGCTGCAAGGGGAGAGCTGTGAGCAGGCTGTGTCTGACCTGGCCGACTGCACCGATCGCGAGCAAGTCTTCCTCAAGATGCGTGAGACCTTCCATTACCGGCGCCAGCTGGTCCACGACCCACAGAGGAACAGTACTGTCCTGTCCACCTTTCCCAGGCTGCTGGACACCAAGGGCCTG GTGAATCAGGACTTCACCCTGCTGTTTGGCCTGGAAACATCCTGCAAGCTGCTGGAGACATGGGACAGCTGTTTCAAGGCCAAGGTCATTAAGGAGGCTAAGTCGCTTACGCAGTCGGCAGACCTGTATGGCCTGCTGAAGTGTGCGGAGTATGAACCCAATGAAGATGAAGACCCCCCAGGAGGCCTTG GGTGGGACAGTGACATGGCCTCAGTCTTGCTGCTGGTGCATCttctacccccacccccaggagGAAGAAAGGCAGCCAAAATAAGTGTTCGGGAAGCACTAGATCGCTTGGTCCAATTTCACAAG TCGAATTCCAGGCCAGAGCTGCCTCCCAGCATGACGAATCAGCGGCAGCCCTACTTGGTAGCCGTGGGACGGAGGAGAGACCAGATCCAGAGCTTCTACATTGCTCTGGATGGAAACCTACTGCCCTGCCAGGCCAGCTGCTCCTTGGGGGCCTTCGACGAGCtctttaaaacacactttgtgtTTGGCCTGTCCTATGACGAGGCCCTGAGCAGCGTGTACACCTTCCTGCAGACTACAGTTTACCACATAGATGTGGGCAGTGTGAAGGAGAGCCCTCGCGTGAAGGAGCTGCGGGCTAGACTGCTGAACAACTGCTGA
- the prf1.5 gene encoding perforin 1.5 isoform X1, which produces MECGPDFNGKIPCSKGRATGIGRQLNAIMTADRHRCLFLLTVSIVFLSNLHGCSCCRTGTRAECEKARFVPGYNLAGEGFDVILMQRKGAYVIDVKTFMTANDTCTLCENNRFKQVQKLPVSVTDWRQITSCSKHLHGEIHHSVHSLVRRSASSIINNWGLSLSLNTMIQARVGGSHSEIAEFAKIQANMDKATFAIHEITCSYYSYRLVDHPKPSKEFSQSLQRLPAEYNETTESLYSRLIDTYGTHYIRQVQLGGRIQQVSAFRTCLATLAGVSISEMKNCLDIDLKIALGFVPADASFTQKCSDKLRKNMNMGRYQGFMSDKIQVLGGEAQHRHILTYQNPSLAYSNWIGSLNDTPEIVSYAIVPLHHLVSDPAVKDSLRSALRDYIIGNLVLDLHRAERLSQSCPSSPNLDYNCCPLRARYGKLVVVVERASNLNSDYFSQTDCYVKVFYNGHYKETGYILDDNNPRWNTVLTFGTVELGHPLILELWDSDTHYDDLIGRCRGYPEKGYHSYICKLDQSVFHFSCYVSCDPHLTGERCEEYSPGIYGNPYEL; this is translated from the exons ATGGAATGTGGTCCCGACTTTAATGGCAAGATACCCTGCAGTAAAGGACGAGCAACAGGGATTGGTCGG CAACTTAACGCAATTATGACCGCCGACCGACACAGATGCCTCTTCCTTCTTACGGTCAGCATTGTTTTCCTATCAAACCTGCACGGAtgttcctgctgcaggaccGGAACCCGTGCCGAGTGTGAGAAAGCTCGCTTTGTGCCAGGGTACAACTTGGCTGGTGAGGGTTTTGACGTGATACTCATGCAGCGGAAGGGTGCCTATGTGATTGATGTCAAAACCTTCATGACAGCCAACGATACGTGCACTTTGTGTGAGAACAACCGGTTCAAGCAAGTGCAGAAGCTGCCAGTGTCTGTGACTGACTGGCGGCAAATCACGTCCTGCAGTAAACATCTGCACGGTGAGATTCACCACTCGGTCCACTCTCTGGTCCGGAGGTCCGCCTcctccatcatcaacaactgggGGCTCAGCCTTAGCCTAAACACCATGATCCAGGCAAGGGTGGGCGGCAGCCACTCAGAAATTGCCGAGTTTGCTAAGATCCAGGCCAATATGGATAAGGCAACATTCGCCATTCATGAAATCACTTGCTCATATTACAG CTACAGGTTGGTTGACCACCCAAAGCCCAGCAAGGAATTCTCTCAGTCTTTGCAGAGACTTCCTGCGGAGTACAACGAAACCACCGAATCCTTGTACAGCAGACTGATTGACACGTACGGCACTCATTACATTCGCCAGGTGCAGCTGGGTGGAAGGATACAGCAAGTCTCTGCTTTTCGCACCTGCCTGGCCACCCTTGCAGGTGTATCCATATCAGAGATGAAGAACTGCCTGGACATAGACTTGAAAATTGCGTTAGGGTTCGTGCCAGCAGATGCATCCTTCACCCAGAAATGCAGCGACAAGCTCAGGAAGAACATGAACATGGGTCGTTACCAAGGGTTCATGAGTGATAAAATCCAAGTCTTAGGAGGGGAGGCACAGCACCGGCATATCCTGACTTACCAGAACCCGTCGCTGGCCTACAGCAACTGGATTGGCAGCTTAAATGACACCCCAGAAATTGTCTCCTATGCCATCGTTCCCTTGCATCACCTGGTCAGTGACCCTGCCGTCAAAGACAGCCTGAGGAGTGCTCTGCGGGATTACATTATAGGAAATTTAGTTTTAGACTTACATAGGGCCGAAAGATTGTCCCAGAGCTGTCCCTCTTCACCCAACCTGGACTACAACTGCTGCCCATTGCGAGCCAGGTACGGCAAGTTGGTCGTGGTAGTAGAGAGAGCGTCAAATCTCAACTCAGACTACTTCTCGCAGACTGACTGCTATGTGAAGGTGTTTTACAACGGTCACTATAAGGAGACCGGCTACATTTTGGATGACAACAACCCCAGGTGGAATACTGTTTTAACTTTCGGTACAGTGGAGTTGGGACACCCGCTCATCTTAGAGCTCTGGGATTCTGACACGCATTACGATGACCTCATAGGACGTTGCAGGGGCTACCCCGAAAAAGGCTACCACTCATACATTTGCAAGCTGGACCAAAGTGTTTTCCATTTCAGCTGCTATGTCTCTTGTGACCCCCATCTGACAGGTGAAAGGTGTGAAGAATATTCCCCAGGCATTTATGGGAACCCATATGAGCTGTAA
- the tspan36 gene encoding tetraspanin 36, whose product MECGIITSKTVLLILSLIFWAAGAALAYVGSYVLKSYTNFGDFLEDKYTLIPAAIIIGVAVVMFVIGTLGCCATLKESKVGLGLFLLILLVIFTAEVTAFVFGFIYRGKINGNLDQSMKDVFKKYDGQNAETRAVNYLQIQLQCCGIKNYTDWTTLPWFRGHNDSVPSSCCRANITSCTGQLDQPGLLNTQGCENKLVQLLQDVISYAMLVILGFAIIKFFGMLSVCVITCRKRRNNYHPLLA is encoded by the exons ATGGAGTGTGGAATAATAACGTCGAAAACGGTGCTCCTCATCCTCAGCCTCATATTCTGG GCTGCAGGTGCTGCACTTGCCTACGTGGGCTCCTATGTCCTAAAGAGCTACACCAATTTCGGTGACTTCCTGGAGGATAAGTACACCCTCATTCCAGCTGCCATCATCATTGGTGTTGCCGTGGTGATGTTTGTCATTGGAACCTTGGGCTGTTGTGCTACTCTGAAGGAGTCGAAAGTGGGCCTGGGCTTG TTCCTGCTGATCCTACTTGTGATTTTCACAGCTGAGGTCACTGCCTTTGTGTTCGGGTTCATCTACAGGGGCAAG ATAAATGGTAACCTGGATCAGTCCATGAAAGATGTGTTCAAGAAATACGATGGGCAAAACGCAGAGACGCGAGCTGTGAACTACCTGCAGATCCAG CTTCAGTGCTGTGGAATTAAGAACTACACTGACTGGACCACGCTACCCTGGTTTCGTGGCCATAATGACTCAGTGCCCAGCTCCTGTTGTCGGGCCAACATCACCAGCTGCACTGGCCAACTGGACCAGCCTGGCTTGCTGAACACACAG gGCTGTGAGAACAAGCTGGTACAGCTCCTTCAGGATGTGATAAGCTACGCTATGCTAGTCATCCTGGGCTTTGCCATTATTAAG TTCTTCGGGATGCTGAGCGTGTGTGTGATCACctgcagaaagaggaggaaCAACTACCATCCTCTCTTGGCCTGA
- the prf1.5 gene encoding perforin 1.5 isoform X2, with protein sequence MTADRHRCLFLLTVSIVFLSNLHGCSCCRTGTRAECEKARFVPGYNLAGEGFDVILMQRKGAYVIDVKTFMTANDTCTLCENNRFKQVQKLPVSVTDWRQITSCSKHLHGEIHHSVHSLVRRSASSIINNWGLSLSLNTMIQARVGGSHSEIAEFAKIQANMDKATFAIHEITCSYYSYRLVDHPKPSKEFSQSLQRLPAEYNETTESLYSRLIDTYGTHYIRQVQLGGRIQQVSAFRTCLATLAGVSISEMKNCLDIDLKIALGFVPADASFTQKCSDKLRKNMNMGRYQGFMSDKIQVLGGEAQHRHILTYQNPSLAYSNWIGSLNDTPEIVSYAIVPLHHLVSDPAVKDSLRSALRDYIIGNLVLDLHRAERLSQSCPSSPNLDYNCCPLRARYGKLVVVVERASNLNSDYFSQTDCYVKVFYNGHYKETGYILDDNNPRWNTVLTFGTVELGHPLILELWDSDTHYDDLIGRCRGYPEKGYHSYICKLDQSVFHFSCYVSCDPHLTGERCEEYSPGIYGNPYEL encoded by the exons ATGACCGCCGACCGACACAGATGCCTCTTCCTTCTTACGGTCAGCATTGTTTTCCTATCAAACCTGCACGGAtgttcctgctgcaggaccGGAACCCGTGCCGAGTGTGAGAAAGCTCGCTTTGTGCCAGGGTACAACTTGGCTGGTGAGGGTTTTGACGTGATACTCATGCAGCGGAAGGGTGCCTATGTGATTGATGTCAAAACCTTCATGACAGCCAACGATACGTGCACTTTGTGTGAGAACAACCGGTTCAAGCAAGTGCAGAAGCTGCCAGTGTCTGTGACTGACTGGCGGCAAATCACGTCCTGCAGTAAACATCTGCACGGTGAGATTCACCACTCGGTCCACTCTCTGGTCCGGAGGTCCGCCTcctccatcatcaacaactgggGGCTCAGCCTTAGCCTAAACACCATGATCCAGGCAAGGGTGGGCGGCAGCCACTCAGAAATTGCCGAGTTTGCTAAGATCCAGGCCAATATGGATAAGGCAACATTCGCCATTCATGAAATCACTTGCTCATATTACAG CTACAGGTTGGTTGACCACCCAAAGCCCAGCAAGGAATTCTCTCAGTCTTTGCAGAGACTTCCTGCGGAGTACAACGAAACCACCGAATCCTTGTACAGCAGACTGATTGACACGTACGGCACTCATTACATTCGCCAGGTGCAGCTGGGTGGAAGGATACAGCAAGTCTCTGCTTTTCGCACCTGCCTGGCCACCCTTGCAGGTGTATCCATATCAGAGATGAAGAACTGCCTGGACATAGACTTGAAAATTGCGTTAGGGTTCGTGCCAGCAGATGCATCCTTCACCCAGAAATGCAGCGACAAGCTCAGGAAGAACATGAACATGGGTCGTTACCAAGGGTTCATGAGTGATAAAATCCAAGTCTTAGGAGGGGAGGCACAGCACCGGCATATCCTGACTTACCAGAACCCGTCGCTGGCCTACAGCAACTGGATTGGCAGCTTAAATGACACCCCAGAAATTGTCTCCTATGCCATCGTTCCCTTGCATCACCTGGTCAGTGACCCTGCCGTCAAAGACAGCCTGAGGAGTGCTCTGCGGGATTACATTATAGGAAATTTAGTTTTAGACTTACATAGGGCCGAAAGATTGTCCCAGAGCTGTCCCTCTTCACCCAACCTGGACTACAACTGCTGCCCATTGCGAGCCAGGTACGGCAAGTTGGTCGTGGTAGTAGAGAGAGCGTCAAATCTCAACTCAGACTACTTCTCGCAGACTGACTGCTATGTGAAGGTGTTTTACAACGGTCACTATAAGGAGACCGGCTACATTTTGGATGACAACAACCCCAGGTGGAATACTGTTTTAACTTTCGGTACAGTGGAGTTGGGACACCCGCTCATCTTAGAGCTCTGGGATTCTGACACGCATTACGATGACCTCATAGGACGTTGCAGGGGCTACCCCGAAAAAGGCTACCACTCATACATTTGCAAGCTGGACCAAAGTGTTTTCCATTTCAGCTGCTATGTCTCTTGTGACCCCCATCTGACAGGTGAAAGGTGTGAAGAATATTCCCCAGGCATTTATGGGAACCCATATGAGCTGTAA